Below is a genomic region from Rhododendron vialii isolate Sample 1 chromosome 5a, ASM3025357v1.
ATTTGAAATCCAAATCGGAAATAGGAGCCTgcatataaaaaaatcaacactGTTCGCTTGAACAGTGGATATTTGAGATATGGATTTCGAAGCGTGGATAAATTCTACTGTTCAAAATTTATGTCTACAAATTTCTGGCACGCCCAGTGGGACCTATTTCTCCTCCCATCTTTTGAAGAATAAAACAAATTataaaactcattattttaaCAGTGTCCTTTGCTTCAACAGATTCGAATATGGAAGCTGCAATCATGAAGGCCAACAACGGACTCACTGTGAAGACACCGATGAATCCTATGACGGGGATTCAAAAATCCTGGAGGGACGTGTTAGTCTCTCCAGCACCTGCTTACTGGAAGGCTCCAGAGCGCAAGCTCTTGGCTGTCTCGCCAAAAGTGCCTGCTTACTGGAAGGCTCCAGAGTGCAAGCTCTTGGCTGTCTTACCAGAAGTGCCTGCTCATGGGGAGGCTCCAGAGCGAAAGCTCTTGGCTGTCTTACCGCGAGCTCAAACAAACAATAGCACTTTGCTACTCCAAAAGGTTGAAAACCTCAAAAGAGTAGCCGAAGATCTGTTAAAGGCTGCCAAACAATATATGGCAGTAAGAGCAACAAGGTGCTCGTGGGACTTCCTTAGAAAAGCAAAGGATGCTAAGGAAGCAATAGCAGTCTCTGTTATCCTGGCCAAGGCCCGTACAACTCAAAGCACATTGGGTCTTTTGATTACACAGGCGGAGCACTCCATTATGATTGCGAAAAAAGCTCAAAAGAGGGCATTTGTGGAAAATTGTTCCATCATCCAGAACATTGGCAAGGAGATGATCAGACAAACCCGAAATCACGTTAATTTGTTAGCCCAATCGAAAGTGGTGGATTCGTTGGCTCAACGAAAGACCAACAATTCGACGGCTTTACATAATTCATCCGTGACGAATCATCAACTCGTAAGTCCAATTGTGAGAAACGCTGCATCAATCATAAAAATCCAGGAGACACAAGTTTTCTCTTCCATGCCTGTAGGGGTTCGACCAAAAACCCCCCACTAAAGCCTCAAACCCAAAAAGACAGAGGCAAAGGAGGAACAAAACCCTCAAAAAGGGAGAACAGAAGTCTGTAGCAGCCAACGTTATGGGAGCAATTGAAAATGCTCTTGGTCGTTATAATGATGACCTTGAGTATTCCACAGAATCAAGTGAGTCAGAGTTGAACTCTTTTGATGGTGAGAGAGATTCtgtttccaccaccaccacggaGGAACAATTTGCCAAGTTGGTTGAACAAGCAAAAAGAACTGCTACTTCGATGCCTATGCCAGGGACAGTAACAAGGTCTATGGCAAAGCAAGAACAACCAAAGGGATTAACTATAAGCGAAGGGAATGACTCTGTCTTAGTGTATTCGTCATCCCCCACGAGCAGTAAATCATCATCCTCCACAAGTAAGAAGACAAGAAGTGTTTCTGTGATGGTTACGGAAGTGGGTGATGAAGAAAGTTCAAACCCTCAGTTGTTGGAAAAAAAGGTAGCTTCGCTACAGGAACAGCTAGCGAGAAGGGACCCAGAAATGTCTCACCTGATGGAACAGATCAAAAGTTTGCAAGCCCAAGTAACAGGGGACAAACAGAAAAAATCTGCCTTTGAGGAGGAATCATTCGAAGTCCCGAAAACAAAGTTTATTGGGGGCAACGGACATTTCTTCGTTGACCCAATGAGCAGTAATGCAAACCCGATGCTCATGGCCATGATCGATGACATGGTGAAGAAGCAAGTAAAGAAGGCTAAAGAAAAAGATGACGAGGGCTTTCGGATGATCACAAAGCCCTATCCGGCATGGGTGGATACCGTTCCATTCCCACATGGCTTCTCCCAGCCTGATTTCAAAATGTTTGGAGGAACGGGAGATCCGAGACAACATATTGCCCATTTCCTCTCGCGATGCGGGCCAATAGCACAGAATGAAGCCTTGTGTTTACAACTCTTTGTGCAATCTCTTGAAGGTTCTgcattttcttggtatttgaatctccttgaaggatcaatccAAAGTTGGGATTTCATGGTTAAAGAATTCCTCAAACAGTTCCGCAATACCCAAAGAAGTGTTGGGGTACCAGAGCTCATTGAGACCAAACAACGAGATAACGAACCAGTCACGGACTTCATTGCAAGATGGCGAGCTTTAACGTTTGCATGCCCACAAAAGTTCACGCAGTTGGAACTCATTCGCATGTGTCTCAATAATTTTCGACATGAGCTTTCTACAACGCTCATGGCTCAGACCTTTGAAGGGTTCAATGACTTATGTACCAAAGCACATGACATGGAACTACACTTGGGCAAACGAAGAAGGCCGAGGGTTGTAGATAGGCTTGAAACCTCAGCGGCAGCAATAGTTGAAACCAAGAAAAGAGTTCCTGTTGTGGTTGGAGCGCAAAGACCGAAGGAAACTAAATAGGTCACCATGAAAGAAAGATTGGAAAAGAAGTATTCCTTTACAGATGACTTGGTAGAGGATATGTTCGAAGATCTCTTGGAGCAGAAGTTGATTACACTCCCCGATGTGAAAAGGCCGCATGAAGAAGGCAAGAAAAGTGATCCAAAGTATTGCCCATATCATCGCCTTATCAGCCATTCGTTAAGGGATTGCTTTGTCTTGAAAGACAAGATTCAAGAACTCTTTGACTCGAGGGTTATTGAGCTTCCCTCTCTTGAGAAAGTGACAGCAAACCCAATTACAGCCGATGACGATGAAGAGGGTGAATGGGTTGTATATCAATCAAAAGGAATGAAGAAAAGACGAAGTTCTTTATCCAGAGCCAAGGCGCCCTTTGTTTCGAAAAGAGCGCGAAAGCCAAAAACGTCCAAAAAGGTAAAAAGGACCAAAGTGAGTAAAAACGCGAGGAATAAGAAGAAGAGccaaaagaaagcaaagaaaatgAAGCTTGTCCCCGATGAGCCTTTGAAACAATTTCCTCGCATTACCATCACTCTTGAAGAATTTTTGCCTGAAGAACTTCAATCTCCAGAGCTAAAAGCTTATTTTGAGAAGAAGAGAGACGAGGCAATAACCCATGTCCCATGCCTTAACATCATTGTGATAagtgatgatgaagaagaagaagaagaagaaagcagtGCTTCAAGTCCAATTCACATACCAGATTCCCCTATTGTGATAAGTGAcgatgaagaagaaggaagcAATGTTTCATGTTCGATTCATATGCCAGATTTTCCTACTTCACCAAATCTTGCGGTGGGAGAGTTCATGGTAACCCCTAAGGCTCGTGTGACTCCTGAAAGGACAATGGCTTCACCAAAGTACTCCCCTGTACCTCCAATGCTCTACATAAATACTCCAGAGTATGTAGTAAGTCCGTTTCAAAGAAACATGGGATACAGATCGGATACGGAACTTGTGATAACTTCTCGAAAGCGGCTTCGTTTTGAAGATAAGAAGTTGAGTCTATCGGATGACGAGATGTGGAAACATTCTACTCAATCCTCACATATCCTCGAGTCATCCGTAAACTCAAGTTTCTCTCCCAGGCACCCTTCGCCAGCAAGAACATACGATGGAGAAAGTGTGTCCAGTGAccattttgatttttcatgcaACGTAATTTCGGTGGATGTGAATTTTCAAGATGCGGATATACAAATCAGAAGTTGTCCAGAGGATGATGAAAAAGCAAGAGTTTTTGCTCGAAGGGAGGGAACAAATCAAGCGAAGGTAATTGTAGCTTTGAAAGAGGAAAAGTCTAGAATTCCCCAAAACTATGCGATTGGTGGAGAACAGATTTTAAATCACCCATATCCTGAATGGGTTGAAATGGTCTTATTCCCAAGAGGATATTCCATACCACATTTTCCCTTGTATAATGGAGTTGGATGTCCAAGGCGCCATTTAGTGCATTTCCTAGCACTATGTAGAAACACGGTACGAAGTCAAGCACTACTTCTGCGGCAATTTGTACTCTCGTTAGGAGGATGGGCAGCTGATTGGTATTTTAGCCTTCCTCCCAATTCAATCCTTGATTGGGACACAATGGCAGAACGGTTTTATAGGAGGTTCTACACACCATGGCCAATGGAACTTGAAATGTGGGAGCCATTACAGGATGAAAGTGTTTCACTTCAAACATATGAGTTGCTAGAAGGAATCGCGGAGCAAAAGCTCGAATCCGCATTGGACCAACGAGACATGGGAAGTATGAGACCTAGAGATTTGCTCCCTCTATGGGTTCAGCAAACACCGTTCCCTGTAGGATATGAGCTCCCAAATTTCTCTATCTATGAAGGGTACGGTAATCCTGAAAAGCATATAAAGCTCTTTTTGAGACAATGCGGGGAAACTGCTCAAAATCAAGCGTTGTGCCTACGACAATTTCCTCTTTCTCTAGATGGGATTGCGTTTGATTGGTATTGTTCTCTTGCTGGGTTTATTATACCTAGTTGGGAGGTCATGAAAAATGCCTTCATACAATCCCAATACTTTTATAGATGGGACTCACGATATCTGAGAAATGCAAAGGAAAGGCATCCCCAAAGAGAAGAAATGATCATTGATGACGAAAATTCATCTGTTGGGTCAGTGAACATGGTGCAAATAAGCGACGAGCCTAAAGAAGGGGATGGGAAGGAGGTTGTCCATGTGTGCAAGACATATTTGACTTATAAAAGACAGCCCCGCAATCAGCCAAGCCAAAGTTTGCAAGTACCAGTTACACAAGAAGAAGTcccaaaagaaaaggagcaAGTGAAATATGATGTTCTTGCCCATCTAAAGAAGATCCCAGCTCTGGTAAGTATATATGATGCCTTGATGATGTCACCAGAACTTAGAAAGTCATTGGTTtatgccttgtccaatccaaatgaTTTTCACAAGGAGGTCTAAGAAAAGGGGCAAAAGAGCACAACTACATGCCTGTCTACAGTAGCATTTGGTGATGAGGATATGTATACAGAAACACCAGATCACAATCGACCCTTGTTCATCACTGGTCTTGTTCTTAACACCAAAATCTCTCGGGTTTTGGTTGATGGTGGGTCCGCAGTAAATTTACTGCCAAAAAGGGCTTTGGGCATAATAGGGGTTCGATTATCCCAATTACAGCCATGTCATCTGGTGATTCAAGGGTTCAATCAAAATGAACAACACCCCATGGGGAAAATCAAATTGCGAACTAAATTTGGTGGCATCAAGGAAGATACCGAGTTTCTGGTGATTGATGTAGACACTTCCTACAATGCCTTGCTTGGGAGACCATGGTCACATAATCATATGGCGGTGCCCTCTACCTACCATCAGTGCATCAAATATCCATTACCTCCACCTATAAATGAAGGGATAATTGTTGCGGATAATGATCCCTTTAATGGGGTTGAAGCTTACTATGCGGATGCTCGTTTTTACACAAAGGCTTCGCAAAATAGAGTGAAGGGCTCAGCAGAAACAGATACTAAAAGCGTGAAATCTCCGACAAAGAGGGCATTTCGCTACATTCCAAAGTCTCAAAGGAAGCCAGGGACAAGTGCTTTAGCTCCGATAAACCCAACTTTGGAGTTAAAAGATGCATTTGTCTTGCCATTACAGAAGGCAGAATGCACATATGTGGAGAACTATTGTAAATTTGTAGTCCCTGCGAAAGCAAAAGGCATGAAGCCTATAGTGTTCCATGCACTTGGTgacatggaaaagaaagttcAGGATGATAATCTCAAAACTGTGGAGATATTAAGTCCAATAAGACCAAGTTATGCTGCGAACATTACAAAAATGTTAGTGAAAGCTGGTCTTGATCCTGAAAAAGTATCCACACAAACAGTAGCACCTTTTGACTCTGTGCTAACTCATGCACAAGCCAAATCCCTTCAGCAAGGAAGTCCTATTGTGGCCACCAGGGAAGGATTGGGCTATCAAGTCGCGAAAGAAAAGCTCTCTGTAAATATGATTACAGTGGAAGGGGCCTCAAATGATGGGATTGAAGATGAGACATATCCCATACCAACACAATCTGAAGAAGAAGGTCAGGCTACAATTGATGAGCTTCGCGAAGTCAATCTTGGTGATGAAGGAGAGAATAAGCCAACTTTCATAAGTGCAAACCTAGTAGAGGAAGAGGCTCAGAGGTACATCTCTTTTTTGAAAGAGCATCGcgatgtttttgcatggaccTACAATGAGATGCCTGGACTTGATCCTGGAGTTGCAGTTCATAGACTCGCAGTTCATCCTGAGAAACGGCCTGTTAAACAAGCACCAAGAAGGACACGGCCAGAATTGACGTCCCAAATCGAGGCTGAAGTCGATAAACTCCTTACAGCCGGATTCATCAGAGAGGTTAAATACCCGACTTGGTTGGCAAACATAGTCCCAGTCCcgaaaaagaatgggaaaataCGGATTTGTATTGACTTCCGCGATCTCAATGAAGCTTGTCCTAAAGACGACTTTCCTTTACCCATCACCAAACTTTTGGTTGATGCAACCACAGGTTACGAAACCTTGTCATTCATGGACGGATATTCGGGTTATAATCAAATCCGAATGGCCCCCGAAGATGAAAAGTTGACGGCTTTTAGATCTCCAAAAGGGATTTTTTGCTATATGGTGATGCCTTTTGGTCTAAaaaatgcaggggcaacataccaaagagcAATGACAGTGATATTTGGTGATATGTTGCATAACATCATTGAGTGCTATGTTGATGATCTTGTCGCCAAAACCAGAAATAAAGAAGATCATTTGGATGACTTGAAGCAAATTTTTGAACGCTTAAGGTGGTACAAGCTTAAGATGAACCCGTTAAAGTGCGCTTTTGGGGTTTGTTCAGGTAAATTCCTTGGGTTTGTAGTTCGAAGCAGAGGAATCGAAATTGATCCTGTGAAAATCAAGGCTATCCTTGAAATGCCTCCCCCCAAAAATTTGAAGGAGTTGAAAGGGTTACAAGGAAGATTAGCCTATATAAGAAGGTTCATCTCTAACTTAGCAGGGCGATGCTTGCCGTTCTCAAGGCTAATGAAAAAGGGTATACCTTTCGAATGGGATCAATCATGCCAAAACGCGTTTGATAATATCAAGGCATATCTCATGAAACCCCCGGTACTTATGAGCCCAACCAAAGGAAAACCATTGTTGCTATACATTGCTGCTCTTGACTGCTCATTGGGAGCCCTTTTGGCCCAACATAACGAATAAGGGAAAGAATAGGCTTTGTATTATCTAAGTCGTACTTTGGTTGGTGCAGAACTCAACTACTCTCCGATTGAGAAAACATGTCTCGCTTTGGTGTTCGCCTTGCAAAAGTTAAGACATTACGTCTTGGAGCATGAAGTCAAATTGATATCAAAGGCTGACCCTTTGAAGTATATACTGTCAAGGCCAATACTCTCTGGGAAAATTGCAAAATGGGCTGTAATCCTCCAACAATTTGCAATTGAATATGTTTCCCAAAAAGCAGTAAAAGGTCAAGCCTTAGCAGACTTTTTAGCAGCGCACCCAATCCCTGATGATTCACCTCTAGCCACTGATCTACCAGATGAAGAGGTCATGCAAGTTGAAGTTCAAAAAGCATGGGAgatgtacttcgatggggcaaCAAGGAGTCCGAATGGCCAAAAGCAAGAAGATCTAAAAAATATCAAATCTGGAATCAGTGTTGTGTTCGTCACACCAAATAATGCCATAATCCCTCATTCCTTTGCCTTGACAGAAGGATGTTCAAACAATGAGGCAGAATATGAAGCTGTAATTGCTGGATTGGAATTGGCATTGCAAATACCGATCGAAGAGCTCTTAGTCTATGGAGATTCTGAATTGGTGATAAAACAGTTGCGTGGAGAATATATTGTTAAAAAAGCAAGCTTGGCCCCATACCACGAAAGGGCTAGCCAGTTGCTTTCACAATTCAAGAAAGTTAACATTTTCCATGTTAAAAGAAGAATAAATGCTCAGGCAGACTCCTTAGCAAGTTTGGCTGCCTCACTTTCCCTGCCTGAGGCAATAACTGTTACAGTTGGAGAAAGAAGAGTTCTACGGCCCTTAACTGAAATCTCAGAAGTATTGTCAATTTTTGCCGCCACAACAAAAGAAGGTGAGGAAGATTGGCGTGAGCCCTTTATAAATTACCTCCAACATGGTAGGCTTCCAGAAGATAAAGCAAAAAGGGCAGAGGTAAGGCGTTGAGCCACAAAATTTATCATGTGGAAGGACGCATTATACAAAAGATCCTTAGATAGAATGTATATGTGTTGCATAGCCAATGAAAAGGCTCATGAAGTTATGGCGGAAGTTCATAGTGGTGTATGTGGAGCAAACCAAAGTGGTCCAAAGTTACATATGCAATTAAAACGCCTTGGATATTATTGGCCAACCATGATTTCTGATTGCATTAATTATGCAAAAAGTTGCCAAGTTTGCCAATATCATGGAAATTTTATCCATCAGCCTCCAGAGCCTTTACATGTGACAACATGCTCTTGGCCATTTGCAGcatggggcatcgatgttattgggcCTATCAAGCCATCATCCTCTGCTGGTAATAAATACATCAAAGCTGCCAcagattatttctcaaaatgggcaGAAGCAATTGCTTTGAAAGAAACGAAGAGTGGGAATGTCTCAGATTTCATCCGAACCCATATCATCTATAGGTTTGGGGTCCCAGATAGTATCATAACTGATAATGGGCAACCCTTCAGAAGTGGTCCATTATACAAGTTATATTCCAAGTACAACATAAAGATCAACCATTCTTCGCGATACCATGCGCCTGCTAATAGCTTAGCGGAGGCTAGGCAAAAATTAGGGCAAACAAAAAATGGGTGGTTCTAGGAATGCACGTGATTGGCTGGGGTGTATGTGCCAACCTAGTTGGGATATACATTTTTAGTAATGATGCAATTAATCCTAGATCCTTcataaaaaacaataaacaaaccACCAATGGTGCAGTATGTGGCTAAACTGCTAAACACCTCACCGAAATCCAAGGTGATAAATCTAAGGATACTCCTGACCCGCAAGAGTTTAAACTGTGAACGGCAAAACAACCCcaacaaaccaaacaagccATACTCCTGGCCCGCAAGAGTCTAAACTGTGAACGGCAAAACAACATCAATAAATACTCCTAGCCCGCAAGAGTTCAAACAATCTCAATAAATAAACCATGCTCCTAGCCCGCAAGAGCTTAAACTGTATACAGCTAAATAAAGTctaaaaatccaaacaaaacagaGTTCAAATAAACCAAAGCGACAATATTAGTATTCAAGGGTGGAAAACTATTAGCAACATCAAGTGCTTCTTCCACAGTAGAATACTTGACTAAGTCACTTTGGGAAGAAGATTGCGAAGCCTTACATGAAGACAACTCCAACTCTAGATTTTGAGCAAAATCTCATCTTCATGAATAGTGACATGTTTTGTGAGCTTGGACAAAGAGGGGAAGATCTCGAGCATTTTTTAGGGGAAAATTTATGaagctggaaaaaaaaagaagaaagaaaaggggtCAATTCAATTTGCACAGCCAATGAAGTTCAAACGAAGACACTCATAgcaaaagacaaataaagatgAATATCTTTAAAAGTCTTTCAACAAGGATCCCATGAGGACAAAAGAGGATGAAAACCCTCGAAAGCCCTAAATGTAATTGGATCTCAACAAAAGCTCCTGTAAGGAAGCAGATGTCAGGTACAGCTTCAAACCCATAGAAAGGGAATCAACACAAGCCTTTGGGAGCCAAAACCAAAAGGAAGCTTGAAACGACCCGCTCTAGAAGGATTAACATAATCAGTCTTAATGAAAGCTTAACATCAACCTTAATGAAATTCATTCCATAAACGCAAGACAATGTCAACTAAGTATATTACAACcggcttccaaaataaaatttacaagagaACTTTACAAGATGAGTTGCATCCACATAAGGTACGACAactctccaaaaattgatatcaCAAAATGTACTATGCCAAAAGGACACCAAGTCAACCCTCGCCTCCACTCCTACAGCCTGTTcgaccagtagtggaccaaaACTCTACTTCAGTTACCTGAAAGGATTGTGAGTGTTACTACTTCATTCAAgcaaaaagcataaaacaatttACACGAGCAAACATGGATCGAGTAATGCTTCTAACCTTATTTAGCAAGAAACAAGTTATTTTTCACAAACCATTAAATAAGCACAATATTTCAAGAAACCATAGGGTTGCTTCCCTCGCAACCGGGAGTTATGACGGTACCGTGACCCTGTGAACAGGGTACTTCCAACAATTTATACCCTGTTTGTGTACAGCAAACAGACAATTTATACCCTTCTTgtgtacatcaagaagaaagaaaatccAACCAACAATACAACTATGGCATGCTCTTgaaataaaaacatgtttcaaGCAACTTGATCCATATCCTCAACTATCGAAAAATTCCCAACATTTGCACAAAAAAacataagtttatttttagctaATCACTTCAATGAAATAGCACACTCACCTTAGAGattcaaaagacaaaagcgAAACGCCTCCTTCTCAACCTTGAGGTGGAGACTCGTCCCCCGATCCTAAAATATGAATGACACTACATGAGACCAATGCAATAAAACAATGGATGATGTGCTTCAATGCTCAAAAGATGATTCAATGAGATTTGGTACAAGAATTCCCAAGAATAAGGCTTAATCCATAACCGACATGTACGGTTCTGACCATATCTGAAACATAATCGTGAATTGAAGAATGACACtttaaccattgaaaagtaaacttcttcctcttcgaatCGACAGGTCATTCATAAAAAACGGAATTCGGGTAACCTTACTACGGCCTCGCGACTATAACTTATCATAATACCAAAACTGGTGCAGAGACAGATTTTAGGTCAACTTCAACAGCAAATCTGTTATTGCTCAGGCATAACCAAGGCACATGGGTTgcatcgttggaaagctctacgAGTCTAGTTTCTAGCAAAACAAGCGGAATGTGATTTCGAGTCTCGAGCTAGGAGATATGACTGTTTTCCCAACTTGTGTCAGTGCAGTCAGCAATACGAATTTCACAGCAGCAGTTCGGTGCgcgatttttaactttttcccctcttcgaaataaattctgaaaattttacccaACAAACTAGACATGCATATCCATCTCCAGTAAAAATTCCAGAAAATCACAAGGTCGGAAAGTCAGTGAGAAAAATTCGTTAAGAACAGGACAGATTCAGTCAAGTTCAAGCTCTAATTGACAGAATTGAGACATGTCTCAAAGATGGACGAATTTGCTAGGTTAAAATCCATTCTCTTATGAACCAATTAGGgtttaaactacaaaaatatgCAGGTATAACCATGtttgatcaaaacccaaaacatagATTAGATATAAAATAGGGTTTACCTTCAATTTcccaattcttcttcttcttcttcttcttcttcttctctctctctctctctctctctctctctctctctctctctacgtgatACAAGAGAAACGGTGGAGGGGTGTAGAATGGTGTAGAATACGGTAGAAGCTAGATTTATTAGGGAAAAGTTATCCCATGAGGTTGGGTGCATGGGTTCAAAAGGGTAATAATTCATCTTAACCCTTCATTCCACCTACCAAGTCAATCTCTTTtaaattaacttaattaaaccCTTAAACTTAATCATGTATCACTAAACAATTAATGAATGATATGCGAATGATAACACAACACGTGTAACAATTAGCATGACCTATGCAACATAAAATTAAATGTCATATGCGATGCACGTGCATGCTCGGAACGGGTGTTACAAAGCTCCTTTTAGAGCCTCTAAAGACAAATGAAGAATATTCTCTCCGACAGAATCTTAGCAATGCAAAGATAAAGCCATTAagagacaaataaaaaaaattccctttcaGCAAAGCCTTCTTCAAGACAGATGTTGAACCCTTTTACAGGAATCTTCTGCAAAACCTTTGAAGGAGAACAAGCCAGGAGAATCCTCAAATTCACTAACATGATTAAACCTCTCAAAGGCCTTAAAAGAGACGAAAATGAGAGGAGAATCTGTTAGAAAATCGAAAGACCAGTTGACAAAATCCTCAACAACAAGGGTATCAGAGAAGAGTCCAAATGGATTTGGAGATGAGCCTAACAAAAGCCTCTCACAAGAGACTAAAGccaaaagtaacaaaaattcCCCGAAAGGAATTAGAGCCAGATAAGGAGCATAA
It encodes:
- the LOC131327758 gene encoding uncharacterized protein LOC131327758, whose translation is MYTETPDHNRPLFITGLVLNTKISRVLVDGGSAVNLLPKRALGIIGVRLSQLQPCHLVIQGFNQNEQHPMGKIKLRTKFGGIKEDTEFLVIDVDTSYNALLGRPWSHNHMAVPSTYHQCIKYPLPPPINEGIIVADNDPFNGVEAYYADARFYTKASQNRVKGSAETDTKSVKSPTKRAFRYIPKSQRKPGTSALAPINPTLELKDAFVLPLQKAECTYVENYCKFVVPAKAKGMKPIVFHALGDMEKKVQDDNLKTVEILSPIRPSYAANITKMLVKAGLDPEKVSTQTVAPFDSVLTHAQAKSLQQGSPIVATREGLGYQVAKEKLSVNMITVEGASNDGIEDETYPIPTQSEEEGQATIDELREVNLGDEGENKPTFISANLVEEEAQRYISFLKEHRDVFAWTYNEMPGLDPGVAVHRLAVHPEKRPVKQAPRRTRPELTSQIEAEVDKLLTAGFIREVKYPTWLANIVPVPKKNGKIRICIDFRDLNEACPKDDFPLPITKLLVDATTGYETLSFMDGYSGYNQIRMAPEDEKLTAFRSPKGIFCYMVMPFGLKNAGATYQRAMTVIFGDMLHNIIECYVDDLVAKTRNKEDHLDDLKQIFERLRWYKLKMNPLKCAFGVCSGKFLGFVVRSRGIEIDPVKIKAILEMPPPKNLKELKGLQGRLAYIRRFISNLAGRCLPFSRLMKKELNYSPIEKTCLALVFALQKLRHYVLEHEVKLISKADPLKYILSRPILSGKIAKWAVILQQFAIEYVSQKAVKGQALADFLAAHPIPDDSPLATDLPDEEVMQVEVQKAWEMYFDGATRSPNGQKQEDLKNIKSGISVVFVTPNNAIIPHSFALTEGCSNNEAEYEAVIAGLELALQIPIEELLVYGDSELVIKQLRGEYIVKKASLAPYHERASQLLSQFKKVNIFHVKRRINAQADSLASLAASLSLPEAITVTVGERRVLRPLTEISEVLSIFAATTKEGEEDWREPFINYLQHGRLPEDKAKRAEAHEVMAEVHSGVCGANQSGPKLHMQLKRLGYYWPTMISDCINYAKSCQVCQYHGNFIHQPPEPLHVTTCSWPFAAWGIDVIGPIKPSSSAGNKYIKAATDYFSKWAEAIALKETKSGNVSDFIRTHIIYRFGVPDSIITDNGQPFRSGPLYKLYSKYNIKINHSSRYHAPANSLAEARQKLGQTKNGWF